The Vitis vinifera cultivar Pinot Noir 40024 chromosome 7, ASM3070453v1 genomic interval CAAGAATAAGTGAATGGGTCAAATAGGTTCATTAGTAAACCCAAACATGATCACGATGTGTTTATTAAATGGGTTGTACAGGTTAACACAATTGCAACACGAACATGATCATACCTAATTTTAACCACTAAAATTCATACCTACTTGATAATCTCTTCTGTAAGCAGATTGCATGCAGACTAGTGCACATAGATTTTGAAACAATTAAACAAACATATAATTTTAAcgtgataaaataaatatataactttgatatgatcaaataaataggtaagttttaaaagaataaGTGAATGTGTTTATTAAATGAGTTGTACAAGTTAACACAATTGCAACGCGAACATGACTATACCTTATCTTAACCCACTaagattcatatttttattgtgtAATTATTTCATGTTAAAATTGCCATGCCCACTAAATAGAAGGATCTCAATTAAGTGTAACTAAAGCATAATTCAGCTTTAGTGTACCTTCCAAATGGATCTCAATAGTTATTGTTGGCCCAAATATGAGTCATACTAGTACTAACGTCCTCTTCTTCACCAACTTGTCTTATACATAATATAATTTCTTTAGTATAAAAAGGTTACACTTCCACAATTTGAACAGTCACACAGTCGTATTCTAACATTGTCAAGAAAAATGTCTGAGAAACGTGACAGTGCAAGTTTCCCAAATGAAGAGGCGAAGAAGAAGATCGAGCTTGATATATCTTCATCAAGCGGGTCGCACTCTAATGTTAAACAAGGAGATGGCTCAGAAAAGGGTGCTGTTGATTCATCTGCAAGTGCAATAGTGGAGAATAAACCCAGGTCTTTACAAGAAACAGAAATTCAGAATTTTCTTTCATGAATATTTTAGCGCTCTCTCTGTCTTTGAACCTCttcttggttgccaagaaaTAGTGGAAATTAAGAATTATGCCACATTAATTATGACCTCTCTCtttgttatttcattttttttttcctttcttttttctcatcatCCGAGCACAGGAATAGGTTAATTTGGTTCGTCTGCAGGGTTTAGGGATTTCCTCAAGATTCTCTCTTGAAGTTCTCTAGAATTTCTTTAGCTCTTCCTCATTTAAATTCTTGGGAAGAAACCGAAGAAACCCGGGTTCTTTATATGCGGATTGAGTAAAGATAAACCATTGTCTGTCAGCTGtgcttttgttcttttttctcgTCAACCAAACACAGGAGCAGTGTTGATGCCTTTCAAAGAAATGAAATTCTTGTTTCAGGTGATTTTTCAAGAGaggaaatgaaaaggaaaaggaagtcTTGAATCCTTCTGATGTTTTTTTCTGTGATCTCGTGTGCGATCTTATCTCATGCtgatcaataattttataatatttgaactTTGTTACGGATTCTCAAAGAGGTCACTTAATGTTGTTTCATATAAGATGTACATGTTACTAGCTATATTTGTTGGCTAGGGACTTCTAATAACAccgaaaaattaattttgttttcaaccTTTTCATGTGCAGAAACCAGGATGATATGGATTTCTCATCTAGGACGGTCCCAGCAAGCATTCATGATCAAGATTCTCAAACCAAGAAGACGGGCAGTTTATCAGCAAGTTGCAGCAGCAAAGACCAGCCTTCCATCAAGATGAATAAGAGAACCCTCCTCTACAAGAAGAGCTTAACCCATGACGATGTCACCAAGTTCAAGATCATGATTCCACTAGAATCTGGTAGAAAATTTATCCCTGAACCTGAGAAAGTTGACGGAAAATATAAGAGCAGAATAATGTTACTTATGGAC includes:
- the LOC104878103 gene encoding B3 domain-containing protein At2g36080-like, which produces MSEKRDSASFPNEEAKKKIELDISSSSGSHSNVKQGDGSEKGAVDSSASAIVENKPRNQDDMDFSSRTVPASIHDQDSQTKKTGSLSASCSSKDQPSIKMNKRTLLYKKSLTHDDVTKFKIMIPLESGRKFIPEPEKVDGKYKSRIMLLMDHDQQIWPMDASFDEMSNSYMLCLNWDKYFKRYELEAGDVIFLYFDPAIPSFGHFLLEYEKKGRDSNRKETA